GCAGATTTGTGAACCGGTTTACCTGATTCAACTTTTGCACAAATTGATCCGGTTCCAAGAACTGCAACCACTCCGTCGCCTTCACCGAAAAAAGCCCGGGCTGAGCCTTCCAGATCACTCTTCACTTCAATTTCATTTGCAGTGGGAAAGACCTTTCTCAGAAGTGCATGAATCTTTTCATCTGACGCCTGATTTCCAAGTCCGGTTCCATAAAAGTAGATACGGTTTGGCTGAACATTCGGCAGTTCCGATTTCAATTCATTTGCATCTGTAACTGGATCCAAAAAAGCCGGGTGTAGCCCTCCGGTACTGAAAAAATTATGGATCTCACCCTCTACATAGAGCCAATCCGTTTTTGTTGCTCCGCTATCTGCAATTAATATTTTCTGCATTGTGCGTTTAGCTATTTCAATCTACTTCTTTTGTATAAAGTCGATTACATCCAAAGCGGGCTTGGGATTCCCCATAATGTAGTAGTGAATTCCCGGTGCACCCTTTTCCATCAGCTCCAGAGACTGCTTTTGAGCCCACTCTACACCGATCTCTTCAACCCGATCCGGGTTTGCATCCACCTCCTTAGTCAGCTCATCCGGCAGGTTGAGATGAAAGTGACGAGGCAATGTTTTCAGATGATTGATTGTCCGCAGGATTTTCAAACCGGGTATAATCGGCACTTCTATCCCGTTGGCCCTGCATTTCTCAACAAAATTGAAATAGACACTGTTATCAAAAAACATCTGTGTTACAATATAGTGGGCACCGGCATCCACTTTCTCTTTGAGTCGTTGCACATCCCAATCTATGTTCGGTGCTTCAAAATGTTTTTCCGGATATCCCGCCACACCAATGCAAAAATCGGTCTGTTGCGCATTTACAATGTCTTCCAGGTACTCACCACGATTCATATCCTGAATCTGACGCACCAAATCTATGGCGTACTTGTTTGCAGTACCATTCGTATGCATGGGCACTTGTGAACCTGTATTATCGCCACGCACTGCCAGCACATTATGAATGCCAAGATAGTTAAGTTCAATCAGGGCATCTTCACTCTCCTCTTTTGTAAATCCTTCACATATCAGGTGCGGTACCGGGTCTATATCGTATCGATGAAGAATGGCTGCACACAAACCAATTGTTCCGGGCCTTTTTCTTCGAATAATGCGTTTCAGGGTCCCATCAGAAAGTTCTTCTACGTATGCCTCTGCAGCGTGATATGTTACATCGATGAAAGGAGGTTTTACTTTTTCAACAATTCTATCCAGAGAATCAAATATACTATTTACCCCTCCCCCTCTTCTGGGTGGAATAATTTCGAACGATATGAGCGGTTCAGTTGCTTTTTTGTAATGTTCTATAACTTTCATGAAATAATTTAGATCAAACCAGTTGCCATAATTACAATACTCAAACTTACGAAATCAATACATGCTTTTAAGCTTTAAAATGCAGATTTTTCAGCTTCGCAAGCTCAGCAGTTAATAAAGAAAAAACTCTATGTCACGTTCCGCTCATCCGCTCTTTTCCATTCTTAAAAACCGTATTCTCATTTTAGATGGGGCTATGGGAACCATGATTCAGGGATATAAACTCTCTGAAGAGGACTTTCGGGGAAGTAAATTTAAGAATGTTGATAATGAACTTAAGGGTAATAATGATCTCTTGAGCGTAACTCAGCCTGATATCATTCGGGATATTCACTCTCAATTTTTGGATGCCGGTGCCGACATCCTCGAAACGAATACGTTTAATGCGAACCCGATCTCACAGGAGGATTACCAGCTTCAGGATTTTTCGTATGAGATCAATTTGGCATCTGCAAAGGTTGCCCGAGAAGCCGCGGATGCATTCACACAAAAAAATCCCGACAAACCTCGTTTTGTAGCAGGAGCGGTAGGACCAACCAATAAAACCCTCTCCCTCTCCCCTGATGTGGAAAATCCCGGTTACCGTGCCATCACGTTCGATGCACTTGCTGATGCCTATGAAGAACAAATTCGCGGACTGATTGACGGCGGTGTGGATACAATCCTTATCGAAACGGTTTTTGATACACTTAACTGCAAGGCGGCTATCTACGCCGCTCATCGCCACATGCGTAAAATTGGAAGGCGACTTCCGATCATGATTTCAGGTACCATAGTGGATCAAAGCGGCCGAACTCTCTCCGGACAAACCACTGAGGCGTTCTGGACATCCGTTCAACATGCCAATCCACTATTGAGTATCGGGCTGAACTGCGCACTCGGCTCCAGCCAGATGAGGCCCTACATTCAGGAGCTGTCAAAACATGCGAGCTGTTTCACAAGTCTATATCCCAATGCCGGCCTTCCAAACGAGATGGGTGAATATGACGAGTCGCCCGGCTACATGGCACAACAGTTAAAAAATTATGCTGAAGAAGGATTGGTTAACATGGTGGGCGGTTGTTGCGGTACAACCCCCGATCATATTCGGGCCATCGCTGAAGAAGCTGCAAATCATAAACCGAGAAAAAAATCTAAACCCAAGCCCTATTTGCGACTTAGCGGTTTGGAACCGCTGGTGGTTAGACCGGATACCAATTTTGTAAATATCGGTGAGCGTACCAACGTCACAGGGTCAGCCAAGTTCAAGCGTCTCATCAAAAATGAAGAGTATGATGAAGCCCTGGCCGTTGCGCGAGATCAGGTTGAAGGCGGTGCGCAGATCATTGATGTAAACATGGATGAAGGTCTGCTCGACTCTGAACAAGTAATGACCGATTTTGTTAATCTGATGGCAGCAGAGCCCGACATTGCCCGGATTCCGTTTATGATCGACAGTTCAAAATGGAGTGTACTGAAAGCCGGACTTAAAACCACACAGGGAAAAAGTGTGGTAAACTCTATCAGCCTTAAAGAGGGCGAGGAGTCATTTAAAGAACAAGCCAAAGAAATTCTGGATTTCGGAGCCGCCGTGGTTGTCATGGCGTTTGATGAAGAGGGTCAAGCCGATTCGCTGGAGCGCCGTAAAGAGATCTGCAAACGTGCTTATGATATTCTGGTGGATGAAGTTGGTTTTGCTCCTCAGGACATCATACTCGATCCGAATATTTTAACTGTTGGTACGGGAATTGAGGAACACAACAACTATGCCGTCGATTTTATTGAAACTGTCAGATGGGTCAAACAGAATCTTCCGAAAGCGCAAACCAGTGGTGGGTTGAGCAATATCTCCTTCTCTTTTCGTGGAAATAACAGGGTTCGCGAAGCAATGCACTCTTCATTTCTCTATCACGCCATTCAAGCCGGACTCGACATGGCAATTGTCAATCCCACTCAGCTGGAAGTGTATGAAGAGATTGAGCCTGAGTTAAAAGAATTAGTTGAAGACGTACTGCTGAATCGCAGAAATGATGCAACCGAACGACTGATTGAATACGCCGACAGAATTAAAGATGAAGACGAGGAAACTGCTGAAGTTAAAAAGGATGAGTGGCGTAATGGCACCGTTGAAGAACGTATTCAACATGCGCTGGTGAAAGGAATTGTTGACTATATTGAAGCGGATGTTGAGGAAGCTCGTCAGCAATATGAACACCCCATCGAAGTCATTGAAGGCCCCATGATGGATGGTATGAATATCGTAGGTGATCTCTTTGGCGCCGGCAAGATGTTTTTGCCTCAGGTTGTAAAAAGCGCTCGGGTAATGAAGAAAGGAGTAGCCATATTAATTCCTTTTATCGAAGCAGAAAAAGAGAATTCACCCGATAGTAAACCAAAGGCCAAGGTGCTTTTGGCTACTGTAAAAGGTGATGTTCACGATATTGGGAAAAATATTGTGTCTGTTGTTTTAAGCTGCAACAATTACGATGTGATTGATCTTGGTGTAATGAATCCTGCCGACAAAATTCTGGCTGCAGCAAAAGAACACAAGGTAGATGTAATTGGCCTCAGCGGCTTGATTACCCCGTCACTCGACGAGATGGTACATGTTGCCAAAGAGATGAAGAAAGGTGGTTACATAACTCCACTGCTGATCGGCGGCGCCACCACTTCAAGAATGCATACAGCTGTAAAAATCGCTCCCAATTACGATGAACCCGTCATTCACGTTTTAGACGCTTCCCGTAGCGTAACTGTTGTAAACCGATTGGTATCAACTACATTGAAAGAAGGCTTTTTGAATGAGATCAAAAATGAATATGAAGATTTAAGAAAGCAGTATAGCAGCCGGAATAAAAGGAAAACGTATCTACCGATTGAAGAGGCAAGAGAAAACAGAACAAACGTCGATTGGAAGAAAGCCGATGTTACACCGCCTGTAAATCCAGGGATTACTGCATTCAAAAACTTTCCATTAGATAAACTCAGACGCTTCATCGACTGGGGACCATTTTTTATTGCATGGGAGATGAAAGGAAAATTTCCGGACATTTTACAGGATGAGCATGCCGGAGCACAAGCACGAAAACTGTTTGATGAAGCCAATCACCTGCTCGACAAAATTATTGACGAAAACCTATTTACAGCACACGGTGTAGTTGGACTTTTCCCCGCCAATTCTGTCGGTGATGATATTGAACTCTACAAAAACCAACAGCGAGATGATGTAATTGCTACGTTTCACACGCTTCGTCAGCAATCTAAAAAACGATCCGGTCAACCTAATAAAGCTTTGTCTGATTTTGTAGCACCTAAGGATTCTGGAAAAGCCGACTATTTAGGTGCATTTGCGGTCACTACCGGACACGGAGTTCGTGAGCTGGTCAAAAAATTCCAGGCCGATCATGATGATTATAATGCCATTTTAACCAAGGCATTAGCTGACCGCCTGGCTGAGGCGTTTGCGGAATTTCTGCATCAGGAGGTACGAAAAACGCTGTGGGGCTACGCACCGGCTGAAGACTTTGACAACGATGAACTGATCCGTGAAAAATACCGAGGAATTCGTCCGGCTCCCGGTTATCCGGCACAACCTGATCATACCGAGAAACGCACCATGTTTGATCTTCTGGCTGTTGAGGAGATTACCGGAATTTCATTAACCGAGCATCTGGCCATGTCGCCTGCATCGTCTGTAAGCGGACTCTATTTTGCCCATCCGGAGGCCAAATATTTCAATCTTGGAAATATTCAGCGCGATCAGGTAGAAGATTATGCCAAGCGGAAAGGTATGAGTGTGGAAGAGATCGAGCGATGGCTCGGGCCAAACCTGGCTTATGATAATTGAGCCAAGTTCCTCCACGACCATTAACTTAATATTGAGTGCAAATTAATCTAATCAGCTACAGTGTAGCTTGCTTTCTGGCTGTTGGCGAATTTAACCAATGACAACATGATCGGTACTTCGATTAGTACGCCAACCACCGTAACCAGAGCGGCACCGGATTGAATACCAAAAAGCATAATCGCCACAGCAACCGCCAGTTCGAAAAAGTTACTGGCACCAATCATGGAGCCGGGTGCGCAGGTTTGATAGTTTAATTTAAGCCATTTACCGCCGTACCATGCCACAAAGAAAATGAAATAGGTTTGAATGATAAGCGGAACGGCGATGAGTAAAATCACAACCGGCTCGTCTAAAATCCGATCTCCCTGATAAGCAAAAAGCAGAATTAACGTTAGCAAAAGAGCACTAATGGAAACCGGTTTAAATTTGGGCAAAAACTGATTGGTGTACCATTCCATTCCTTTCTTTCTCACCAGTATTTTGTGTGTGAGATAACCCGCAACCAATGGAATCACTACAAACGCTACAATGGATGTCACTAGGGTGTTGTATGGAATCGCGATATCTGTAATACCCAATAAAAATGCTACAATGGGAATAAAGAGGATCAGGATCAAGATATCGTTTACGGATACTTGTACCAGAGTGTAGGTTGGATCGCCATCAGATAGATACGACCACACAAAAACCATAGCCGTACAGGGGGCAGCTCCCAGTAAGATTGCTCCGGCTATATATTCCTGAGCCATGGATGGGTCAATCCACGCACCGTATATATGGTAAAAGAAAATCCAAGCAAAGAAGGCCATTGTAAACGGCTTAATCGCCCAGTTTATAATCACTGTCCAAACAACCCCTTTAGGAGCTTTACCAATATCTTTCAATGAGGCAAAATCTATCTGCAGCATCATCGGGTAGATCATCGCCCATATTAAAATAGCGATGGGAATATTTACATTATAGAGGTTGAAGTTGCTAAGTACCTCAATGGAATCACCCGAAACATATCCAAGGCCAATTCCAACAGCAATACAGAGTAAAACCCAGACGGTAAGGTATTTTTCAAAAAAGTCGATCGATTTATTCTCTTCAGTCACTATTCTTCTTTATAATTTCGATTAGATGATATTTTTTCAAAATCAGTTATAGCTCAGCCACATTTTTTCAAGCAATAACGTCCTTTTTCTGTTTTGATATGAGTGTTTGTAAAACATGATGCTCAGAAATCCATGGAATCGCATACAGTTTTTTTGCATGACTTTTATCGATTTCATCCAATAGAGGCACCTCTGCTGCTGCTCGCTGTTTGAGTAGTGGATCAGAAATATTTGTTGCAGACATACTCTGATTAGCTACCCACGCATAGGGCTCAATTCCTGACCTTCTCAAATCATCCTGAAGTTTTGCTGCTTCGGTAATTGGTGTGGTTTCCGGAAGGGATACGATAATCAGTTTTGCGTAATCGGAATCCTGCAAGAACATATACGGTGTTTTGAACTTATCCGCATCCATAGCAGTATTTCGCAGTACTTCGCGATGGTAGCTCCCGGTAGTATCGAGCAAGAGCAGAGTGTGTCCGGTCGGGGCTGTATCCACAACCACAAATTTCCGTTTCGCCTGGTGAATTGCTTTTGAAAACGCCTGAAATACGGCAACCTCTTCGGTACAGGGCGACTCCAAATCCTCCTTCAGCAGTTTCAGCTCCTCTTCCGTTTTGTTATTCCCTTTCTGCTTGAGAACTTTTTCGATGTATGCTTTTTTCTCGGAGTGAGGATCAATCCGATTAACCTCCAGATTTTCCGGCAACTTCATATCTCCAAGATGGTCCATCAAGTGGGCCGCCGGATCGGTTGTTGTGAGATGAACCGGATAACCTTTCTGAGCGAGCCGAAGCGCAATGGCTGCAGCAACGGTTGTTTTACCGACACCGCCTTTCCCCATGGTCATTACCAGTCCGTGATCCTTATCGTCGATGATATCCTCTACCATATCCTCAAGTCCAGGGAAGTCACTCTCATAATCTTCCGTCAAAATAGATCCGCTGTTATTTTTAATTTCGTCTTTATCGAGCGGCTCAAACACTTTTCGAAGCTTTTCAATCCCCAGCAGGTTGTAAGGTCG
This is a stretch of genomic DNA from Rhodohalobacter barkolensis. It encodes these proteins:
- a CDS encoding methylenetetrahydrofolate reductase, with amino-acid sequence MKVIEHYKKATEPLISFEIIPPRRGGGVNSIFDSLDRIVEKVKPPFIDVTYHAAEAYVEELSDGTLKRIIRRKRPGTIGLCAAILHRYDIDPVPHLICEGFTKEESEDALIELNYLGIHNVLAVRGDNTGSQVPMHTNGTANKYAIDLVRQIQDMNRGEYLEDIVNAQQTDFCIGVAGYPEKHFEAPNIDWDVQRLKEKVDAGAHYIVTQMFFDNSVYFNFVEKCRANGIEVPIIPGLKILRTINHLKTLPRHFHLNLPDELTKEVDANPDRVEEIGVEWAQKQSLELMEKGAPGIHYYIMGNPKPALDVIDFIQKK
- the metH gene encoding methionine synthase; amino-acid sequence: MSRSAHPLFSILKNRILILDGAMGTMIQGYKLSEEDFRGSKFKNVDNELKGNNDLLSVTQPDIIRDIHSQFLDAGADILETNTFNANPISQEDYQLQDFSYEINLASAKVAREAADAFTQKNPDKPRFVAGAVGPTNKTLSLSPDVENPGYRAITFDALADAYEEQIRGLIDGGVDTILIETVFDTLNCKAAIYAAHRHMRKIGRRLPIMISGTIVDQSGRTLSGQTTEAFWTSVQHANPLLSIGLNCALGSSQMRPYIQELSKHASCFTSLYPNAGLPNEMGEYDESPGYMAQQLKNYAEEGLVNMVGGCCGTTPDHIRAIAEEAANHKPRKKSKPKPYLRLSGLEPLVVRPDTNFVNIGERTNVTGSAKFKRLIKNEEYDEALAVARDQVEGGAQIIDVNMDEGLLDSEQVMTDFVNLMAAEPDIARIPFMIDSSKWSVLKAGLKTTQGKSVVNSISLKEGEESFKEQAKEILDFGAAVVVMAFDEEGQADSLERRKEICKRAYDILVDEVGFAPQDIILDPNILTVGTGIEEHNNYAVDFIETVRWVKQNLPKAQTSGGLSNISFSFRGNNRVREAMHSSFLYHAIQAGLDMAIVNPTQLEVYEEIEPELKELVEDVLLNRRNDATERLIEYADRIKDEDEETAEVKKDEWRNGTVEERIQHALVKGIVDYIEADVEEARQQYEHPIEVIEGPMMDGMNIVGDLFGAGKMFLPQVVKSARVMKKGVAILIPFIEAEKENSPDSKPKAKVLLATVKGDVHDIGKNIVSVVLSCNNYDVIDLGVMNPADKILAAAKEHKVDVIGLSGLITPSLDEMVHVAKEMKKGGYITPLLIGGATTSRMHTAVKIAPNYDEPVIHVLDASRSVTVVNRLVSTTLKEGFLNEIKNEYEDLRKQYSSRNKRKTYLPIEEARENRTNVDWKKADVTPPVNPGITAFKNFPLDKLRRFIDWGPFFIAWEMKGKFPDILQDEHAGAQARKLFDEANHLLDKIIDENLFTAHGVVGLFPANSVGDDIELYKNQQRDDVIATFHTLRQQSKKRSGQPNKALSDFVAPKDSGKADYLGAFAVTTGHGVRELVKKFQADHDDYNAILTKALADRLAEAFAEFLHQEVRKTLWGYAPAEDFDNDELIREKYRGIRPAPGYPAQPDHTEKRTMFDLLAVEEITGISLTEHLAMSPASSVSGLYFAHPEAKYFNLGNIQRDQVEDYAKRKGMSVEEIERWLGPNLAYDN
- the arsB gene encoding ACR3 family arsenite efflux transporter is translated as MTEENKSIDFFEKYLTVWVLLCIAVGIGLGYVSGDSIEVLSNFNLYNVNIPIAILIWAMIYPMMLQIDFASLKDIGKAPKGVVWTVIINWAIKPFTMAFFAWIFFYHIYGAWIDPSMAQEYIAGAILLGAAPCTAMVFVWSYLSDGDPTYTLVQVSVNDILILILFIPIVAFLLGITDIAIPYNTLVTSIVAFVVIPLVAGYLTHKILVRKKGMEWYTNQFLPKFKPVSISALLLTLILLFAYQGDRILDEPVVILLIAVPLIIQTYFIFFVAWYGGKWLKLNYQTCAPGSMIGASNFFELAVAVAIMLFGIQSGAALVTVVGVLIEVPIMLSLVKFANSQKASYTVAD
- the arsA gene encoding arsenical pump-driving ATPase; the encoded protein is MLPEITPYIFFTGKGGVGKTSLASATAVKLADEGKSVLLISTDPASNLKEVLETNVTEKITPIDGVENLHAVNIDPELSAEEYRKRVTSPMEGILPEEEINKIREELSGACTTEIAAFDEFARYVAGDGENQPYDVIVFDTAPTGHTLRLLELPAAWSEFIESNPDGASCIGPSSALKTSQARYQKVVDRLKDKDATTIYLVTRPDGSALREADRSGLELKEMGLANQLLLINGYFEPVDVSDLFAQKMKEMADHTLENMPDRLKEMKQITFPLRPYNLLGIEKLRKVFEPLDKDEIKNNSGSILTEDYESDFPGLEDMVEDIIDDKDHGLVMTMGKGGVGKTTVAAAIALRLAQKGYPVHLTTTDPAAHLMDHLGDMKLPENLEVNRIDPHSEKKAYIEKVLKQKGNNKTEEELKLLKEDLESPCTEEVAVFQAFSKAIHQAKRKFVVVDTAPTGHTLLLLDTTGSYHREVLRNTAMDADKFKTPYMFLQDSDYAKLIIVSLPETTPITEAAKLQDDLRRSGIEPYAWVANQSMSATNISDPLLKQRAAAEVPLLDEIDKSHAKKLYAIPWISEHHVLQTLISKQKKDVIA